CGGCATTCTGCGCGGCAAACAAGGCGAGTACGAGTTTGGCAGCCCGCAATTATTGCGTGTCTACCAACGCACCTATCCGCCCGCCGCGCTGGACGAAGCGTTGGAGGCCGCGCGTGTGCGCGATCCAGCCTTCGCCGAAGCGATCCGTTTCTTTGAGCGCGCCGGATTTTTAATCGACAAACAGGCTGGCAGCAATCTGATGTTGCTGCCCCAGAGCCAGATTCAGCGCGAGCGCCTGGGCGAACGTGTACTGGCGCGAATGTTACCCGGACAAGCGTTGAAAGCCTCCACTGTGCGCCGGGTTGCCGACGCGGTGAGCAGCCTGTTCAAAGAAGATGCTGACCCGCTGCGCGGGCGCAAGGCCCTGGTGGTGATCGGCGAATCCGCAGATATGGCGGCCTCGGCCCAAATGTATGCCTACCGCTGGGATGCGGGTTTTACGGTTGTGCCGCTCACGCGGGCGCGTATTCGTACCGCACTGACCGCCGATACCTGCCATCAGGAATTTGACGCCGTGCTGAGCGAATATCTCGCCGAAAGCCCCGATCTGTACGATCATAAATTCCCCGTGCGCGACGAGCATTATTTTGGCCGCGTGCGCGATACTGAAACCTTGCTTGTGTACCTCAACGAAAATCAACCCTTGGGCATATTTGCGATCAACAAGATGGGCAAGACTTCGTTTGTCAATAACCTGGCTGAGCGTCTTGCCGACCGGGCGGTTGCGCGCGTCGATTTGCAGAATTTATCAAAAAACGCCCAAGCTGTTTTCGCCGCGGTGATCCGTTCTTTGATCAATGATATTGAAACCAAATGGCCGGATGCAGAAATCCCGCCGTTATGCCTGACCAGCGCTCTACGCGGCACTGGCGACTGGGCGCAAGATTTTTCGAGCGATATGAACACCCTCTACGAGTTATTGCGCAGCCATGCGCCCAATCCGCGCTTTGTGATTTTTGTGGATGAAATTGACCGCCTGATCCCCGGCGAAGATGTTGATCTGGTGGCCGGTTTTGCCGGATATAACGATCTGCTGGCAACCCTGCGCGGCATTCAGCAATTGGGCCTGCCGCTGACTTTCGTAGCCGTGGGTATCAGCCCGAATATCAATCGCAAGGCGCAGTTTGCCGGGTTGGAAAATGCCGGATTTAATCTTTTTAAGGAATATTTCCTACCGCCGCTCAGCCGCGAAGAATGTGACCAAATGGTTATCAC
Above is a window of Chloroflexota bacterium DNA encoding:
- a CDS encoding AAA family ATPase; translated protein: GILRGKQGEYEFGSPQLLRVYQRTYPPAALDEALEAARVRDPAFAEAIRFFERAGFLIDKQAGSNLMLLPQSQIQRERLGERVLARMLPGQALKASTVRRVADAVSSLFKEDADPLRGRKALVVIGESADMAASAQMYAYRWDAGFTVVPLTRARIRTALTADTCHQEFDAVLSEYLAESPDLYDHKFPVRDEHYFGRVRDTETLLVYLNENQPLGIFAINKMGKTSFVNNLAERLADRAVARVDLQNLSKNAQAVFAAVIRSLINDIETKWPDAEIPPLCLTSALRGTGDWAQDFSSDMNTLYELLRSHAPNPRFVIFVDEIDRLIPGEDVDLVAGFAGYNDLLATLRGIQQLGLPLTFVAVGISPNINRKAQFAGLENAGFNLFKEYFLPPLSREECDQMVITIGHQMGLEFNPEALTQIFVESAGHPFLARQLCSALWSSLRGERNAGEKLTVGLPESAEAVNAYMDDDGKRSYHDQIWATRLTADEQQVVERLAAADEPRPLLRGEQKPLRSLLQRHIVIEKGQRYEIAFGLLRRWVRDEILEIYED